A stretch of Henckelia pumila isolate YLH828 chromosome 4, ASM3356847v2, whole genome shotgun sequence DNA encodes these proteins:
- the LOC140866335 gene encoding uncharacterized protein isoform X4, with translation MFSRETPFSAAQLSCFGTGVLNSKHLNNDHKSTIFHLFCVGLMASNFGYFSAYFTRTQKIFSIGVEEDFPLFSNPAIETQIHHLSHWKCSEILADF, from the exons ATGTTCAGTCGCGAAACACCATTCTCCGCCGCGCAACTGTCTTGTTTCG GTACTGGAGTTTTGAATTCAAAG CATCTCAACAATGATCATAAGTCCACGATTTTTCATCTTTTCTGTGTTGGCTTGATGGCTTCAAATTTTGGATATTTCAGTGCCTACTTTACCAG AACTCAGAAAATTTTTTCCATTGGAGTGGAAGAAGATTTCCCATTGTTCAGTAATCCTGCTATTGAAA CACAGATCCATCATCTCTCTCATTGGAAATGTTCAGAGATCCTCGCTGATTTTTGA
- the LOC140866335 gene encoding uncharacterized protein isoform X5, protein MFSRETPFSAAQLSCFGTGVLNSKHLNNDHKSTIFHLFCVGLMASNFGYFSAYFTRTQKIFSIGVEEDFPLFSNPAIENPSSLSLEMFRDPR, encoded by the exons ATGTTCAGTCGCGAAACACCATTCTCCGCCGCGCAACTGTCTTGTTTCG GTACTGGAGTTTTGAATTCAAAG CATCTCAACAATGATCATAAGTCCACGATTTTTCATCTTTTCTGTGTTGGCTTGATGGCTTCAAATTTTGGATATTTCAGTGCCTACTTTACCAG AACTCAGAAAATTTTTTCCATTGGAGTGGAAGAAGATTTCCCATTGTTCAGTAATCCTGCTATTGAAA ATCCATCATCTCTCTCATTGGAAATGTTCAGAGATCCTCGCTGA
- the LOC140866335 gene encoding uncharacterized protein isoform X2: MFSRETPFSAAQLSCFGTGVLNSKHLNNDHKSTIFHLFCVGLMASNFGYFSAYFTRKFFPLEWKKISHCSVILLLKELHRVGKYHSCESSSAQIHHLSHWKCSEILADF; encoded by the exons ATGTTCAGTCGCGAAACACCATTCTCCGCCGCGCAACTGTCTTGTTTCG GTACTGGAGTTTTGAATTCAAAG CATCTCAACAATGATCATAAGTCCACGATTTTTCATCTTTTCTGTGTTGGCTTGATGGCTTCAAATTTTGGATATTTCAGTGCCTACTTTACCAG AAAATTTTTTCCATTGGAGTGGAAGAAGATTTCCCATTGTTCAGTAATCCTGCTATTGAAA GAATTACATCGTGTTGGAAAATATCATAGTTGTGAATCTTCTTCAGCACAGATCCATCATCTCTCTCATTGGAAATGTTCAGAGATCCTCGCTGATTTTTGA
- the LOC140866335 gene encoding uncharacterized protein isoform X3, protein MFSRETPFSAAQLSCFGTGVLNSKHLNNDHKSTIFHLFCVGLMASNFGYFSAYFTRNYIVLENIIVVNLLQHRSIISLIGNVQRSSLIFEKVTSNEEKREFCLQYDVP, encoded by the exons ATGTTCAGTCGCGAAACACCATTCTCCGCCGCGCAACTGTCTTGTTTCG GTACTGGAGTTTTGAATTCAAAG CATCTCAACAATGATCATAAGTCCACGATTTTTCATCTTTTCTGTGTTGGCTTGATGGCTTCAAATTTTGGATATTTCAGTGCCTACTTTACCAG GAATTACATCGTGTTGGAAAATATCATAGTTGTGAATCTTCTTCAGCACAGATCCATCATCTCTCTCATTGGAAATGTTCAGAGATCCTCGCTGATTTTTGAAAAG GTAACAAGTAATGAAGAGAAAAGAGAATTTTGTCTACAATATGATGTTCCATGA
- the LOC140866335 gene encoding uncharacterized protein isoform X1, whose translation MFSRETPFSAAQLSCFGTGVLNSKHLNNDHKSTIFHLFCVGLMASNFGYFSAYFTRKFFPLEWKKISHCSVILLLKHRSIISLIGNVQRSSLIFEKVTSNEEKREFCLQYDVP comes from the exons ATGTTCAGTCGCGAAACACCATTCTCCGCCGCGCAACTGTCTTGTTTCG GTACTGGAGTTTTGAATTCAAAG CATCTCAACAATGATCATAAGTCCACGATTTTTCATCTTTTCTGTGTTGGCTTGATGGCTTCAAATTTTGGATATTTCAGTGCCTACTTTACCAG AAAATTTTTTCCATTGGAGTGGAAGAAGATTTCCCATTGTTCAGTAATCCTGCTATTGAAA CACAGATCCATCATCTCTCTCATTGGAAATGTTCAGAGATCCTCGCTGATTTTTGAAAAG GTAACAAGTAATGAAGAGAAAAGAGAATTTTGTCTACAATATGATGTTCCATGA